In Spea bombifrons isolate aSpeBom1 chromosome 12, aSpeBom1.2.pri, whole genome shotgun sequence, the following proteins share a genomic window:
- the INTS11 gene encoding integrator complex subunit 11, translating into MPEIKVTPLGAGQDVGRSCILVSIGGKNVMLDCGMHMGFNDDRRFPDFTYITQNGRLTELLDCVIISHFHLDHCGALPYMSEMVGFDGPIYMTHPTKAICPILLEDYRKITVDKKGETNFFTSQMIKDCMKKVVAVNLHQTVQVDDELEIKAYYAGHVLGAAMFQIKVGSESVVYTGDYNMTPDRHLGAAWIDKCRPDLLITESTYATTIRDSKRCRERDFLKKVHETVEKGGKVLIPVFALGRAQELCILLETFWDRMNLKAPIYFSTGLTEKANHYYKLFITWTNQKIRKTFVQRNMFEFKHIKAFDRAFADNPGPMVVFATPGMLHAGQSLQIFRKWAGNEKNMVIMPGYCVQGTVGHKILSGQRKLEMEGRQTLEVKMQVEYMSFSAHADAKGIMQLIRQAEPRNVLLVHGEAKKMEFLKQKIEQEFRIKCYMPFNGETATILTNPNIPVDISLGLLKKESALSLIPPDSKKPRLMHGTLIMKDNTLRLVSPEQALKEIGVGEHQLRFTCRLHIQDAHKEQETVLRIYNHLKSVLKDHVVQHLPDGSIMVESILLQVSTHSDDPTTKVLLISWTYQDEELGSFLTSLLKKGLPQGTS; encoded by the exons ATGCCGGAGATTAAGGTGACCCCTCTCG GTGCTGGACAGGATGTTGGACGCAGCTGTATCCTGGTATCTATTGGAGGCAAAAACGTGATGCTGGACTGTGGCATGCATATGGGATTCAACGATGAT CGTCGTTTCCCAGACTTCACGTACATCACGCAAAATGGACGTCTCACCGAACTGCTGGATTGTGTAATAATCAG CCACTTTCACCTGGATCACTGTGGAGCGCTGCCTTATATGAGTGAAATGGTTGGCTTTGATGGCCCCATATACATGACTCACCCAACCAAGGCCATATGCCCCATCCTGCTAGAGGATTACAGGAAGATCACGGTGGACAAGAAAGGAGAGACCAACTTTTTCACATCTCAGATGATCAAGGACTGCATGAAGAAAGTGGTGGCCGTAAACCTTCATCAGACAGTACAG gtCGACGATGAGTTGGAAATCAAGGCTTACTATGCTGGGCACGTCCTCGGAGCAGCAATGTTTCAGATTAAAGTCGGCTCGGAGTCTGTGGTGTATACT ggtGACTATAACATGACTCCAGATCGACACTTGGG GGCCGCGTGGATTGACAAATGCCGACCTGATTTGCTCATAACGGAGTCTACTTATGCCACAACGATCAGAGACTCAAAACGATGCCGGGAACGAGATTTCTTGAAGAAAGTCCATGAGACTGTGGAGAAGGGTGGGAAG GTtctcattcctgtgtttgctcTTGGACGTGCACAGGAGCTCTGCATCTTGCTAGAAACATTTTG GGATCGGATGAACTTGAAGGCCCCAATTTACTTCTCTACTGGTCTGACAGAGAAGGCAAACCATTACTATAAGCTATTCATTACTTGGACCAATCAGAAGATCAGGAAGACCTTTGTGCAGAGAAATATGTTTGAATTTAAACACATAAAGGCCTTTGATAGGGCCTTTGCTGATAACCCTGGGCCGATG GTGGTGTTTGCGACACCGGGGATGTTGCACGCTGGTCAGTCACTACAGATCTTTcgcaaatgggcagggaatgagAAGAACATG GTGATTATGCCTGGCTATTGTGTGCAAGGCACAGTGGGGCACAAAATCTTAAGTGGTCAGCGCAAGTTAGAGATGGAAGGAAGGCAGACT CTAGAGGTGAAGATGCAGGTAGAATACATGTCCTTCAGTGCTCATGccgatgctaaaggaatcatgCAGCTGATTCGCCAGGCAGAACCTCGAAATGTACTACTGGTGCATGGAGAGGCCAAAAAGATGGAATTTCTCAAACAGAAGATAGAGCAAGAGTTTA GAATTAAGTGCTACATGCCCTTCAACGGAGAGACTGCCACCATCCTTACTAATCCCAACATACCCGTGGATATTTCTTTGGGTCTCCTGAAGAAAGAGAGTGCATTGA gccTTATACCACCAGACTCTAAAAAGCCGAGGCTGATGCACGGGACGTTAATAATGAAGGATAAT ACCTTACGCTTGGTTTCTCCCGAGCAAGCCTTGAAGGAGATAGGTGTTGGAGAGCACCAGCTGCGATTCACCTGTAGATTACATATTCAAGATGCACACAAAGAGCAGGAGACCGTGCTGCGGATATACAACCATCTGAAAAG TGTGCTTAAGGATCATGTTGTCCAACATCTCCCTGATGGCTCCATCATGGTGGAATCTATTCTGCTTCAGGTGTCAACCCATTCAGATGACCCAACAACAAAGGTTCTTTTGATATCGTGGACCTATCAG GATGAAGAGCTGGGGAGTTTTTTGACCTCCCTGCTAAAGAAAGGCCTGCCCCAAGGAACAAGCTAG
- the CPTP gene encoding ceramide-1-phosphate transfer protein: MSGVEEKFSLGEVLVSFKSCLVDDDQDVLLEHYLNGWKGLVRFMNTLGSIFSFVSKDAVNKIQIMENYLKGETGERYRSLQSMVEYELSSNLVDLTKRSSHPDSGCRTILRLHRALRWLQLFLEKLRTSSEDSKTSTLCSEAYNDSLAHFHPWIIRKTASVAFLALPVRNTFFEVMNVGTPEEVVGMLGEALPFVSKVYDFTQELYSQHNLLDLP; encoded by the exons ATGTCCGGTGTGGAGGAAAAGTTCTCGCTCGGGGAAGTTCTGGTCAGCTTCAAGTCCTGCTTGGTTGATGATGACCAAGATGTTCTGCTAGAACACTACCTCAATGGTTGGAAAGGGTTAGTGAG GTTTATGAACACCCTCGGATCAATTTTTTCCTTTGTATCAAAGGACGCTGTGAACAAAATCCAGATAATGGAAAACTACTTGAAGGGGGAAACCGGCGAGCGTTACCGGTCCCTCCAGTCCATGGTCGAATACGAGTTAAGCAGTAACCTTGTAGATTTAACCAAACGCTCCAGCCACCCGGATTCCGGCTGTCGCACGATACTGCGCCTCCACCGTGCGCTGCGCTGGCTGCAGCTCTTTCTAGAAAAGTTAAGAACAAGCAGCGAAGACAGCAAGACTTCCACTCTATGTTCAGAGGCGTACAATGACTCTCTGGCCCACTTCCATCCCTGGATCATACGCAAGACTGCTTCTGTGGCTTTCCTCGCCCTTCCAGTGCGTAATACTTTCTTCGAAGTGATGAACGTGGGGACACCAGAAGAAGTCGTGGGTATGCTGGGGGAAGCTCTCCCCTTTGTCTCCAAAGTATATGACTTTACACAGGAGCTCTACTCCCAGCACAATCTGCTAGATCTACCTTAA